A part of Populus alba chromosome 8, ASM523922v2, whole genome shotgun sequence genomic DNA contains:
- the LOC118054093 gene encoding anther-specific protein BCP1, with protein sequence MASKVIVLALVFFAIVGLASAAAAPAPSTTVVQAEAPAPSTTVVPAEAPLSDDFIGTDDAAAPSGGDAVVPGPMGSVEAAGGPSGSPKSDSAALKFSAITGVAAVAGCLFF encoded by the coding sequence ATGGCAAGCAAAGTGATTGTTCTTGCTCTTGTCTTTTTTGCCATTGTTGGGTTggcatcagcagcagcagcacctgCTCCTTCCACAACTGTCGTGCAAGCAGAAGCACCTGCTCCTTCCACAACTGTCGTGCCAGCAGAAGCACCTTTGAGCGATGATTTTATCGGCACTGATGATGCTGCTGCACCCTCTGGTGGTGACGCCGTTGTTCCAGGACCAATGGGAAGTGTTGAAGCAGCCGGGGGACCTTCTGGATCACCCAAAAGTGATTCCGCTGCCCTCAAGTTCTCTGCCATTACAGGAGTTGCCGCTGTTGCTGGCTGCCTCTTCTTCTAA